A stretch of Blautia liquoris DNA encodes these proteins:
- a CDS encoding CdaR family protein has translation MKKNMTKNLTNNLALKIVSLFFAVLIWGIVVGVSNPIEPKTYDVPVTITHANYIQTGKKTYLIDDQYRTIRVKIRDNRQKLGTIKDSDIVVEADLTQIVDMDTDPVFVPLTVSCPGVEDKNITLSRTTIPIKIEDIEQETYNIEADTGDTIPGDDYEVGKVALDPENISISGPKSIISKIDRVKALLDVSGMTADGDRSTELVIYDKNGEELTDDTMSYLRYDIGSTKVKASVDLWKRKENVKMNIHLEGGPASGYQLGEIITSPSEITMVGTDNALSDLAANDNTIDIPVPRDVIDLKNKKSDVRGTLDLTTVFDKDSSIRPSSRTSAIVIKATILPNGSKEFDLDVEAIQKNGLDPSLSLTYDQPTISIRVKASDKKLDAFNPAQMIQASIDLTGKVDGDYPVPVTVKLPEGYEMVDDVQTTVHLKKAEKAAAASAAD, from the coding sequence ATGAAAAAAAATATGACAAAAAACCTGACAAATAACCTTGCTCTGAAAATTGTATCACTTTTTTTTGCAGTGCTGATCTGGGGCATTGTAGTCGGAGTCAGTAATCCGATTGAACCGAAGACCTATGATGTTCCTGTGACGATTACACATGCGAATTATATTCAGACAGGAAAAAAGACCTATCTGATTGATGATCAATATCGAACCATACGTGTGAAGATAAGAGATAACAGGCAGAAGCTGGGTACGATTAAGGATTCAGATATTGTCGTCGAAGCAGATCTTACGCAGATTGTCGATATGGACACTGATCCGGTGTTCGTTCCCCTGACGGTTTCGTGTCCCGGGGTGGAGGATAAGAATATCACACTTTCTAGAACAACGATTCCAATTAAGATCGAGGATATCGAGCAGGAGACTTATAATATAGAAGCAGATACCGGAGATACGATACCGGGCGACGATTATGAGGTGGGAAAAGTTGCGCTGGATCCGGAAAATATCAGTATATCGGGACCGAAATCTATTATCAGTAAGATAGACCGCGTAAAAGCATTGCTGGATGTAAGCGGTATGACCGCAGATGGGGACAGATCGACTGAGCTTGTGATCTATGATAAGAACGGCGAAGAGCTCACAGATGATACCATGAGTTATCTGAGATATGATATTGGAAGTACGAAGGTGAAGGCGTCTGTTGATCTGTGGAAACGCAAAGAGAATGTTAAGATGAACATCCACCTTGAGGGAGGACCTGCGAGCGGATATCAGCTTGGCGAGATCATTACCTCTCCCTCAGAGATTACAATGGTTGGAACTGATAATGCTCTTTCTGATCTTGCTGCGAATGACAATACAATAGATATCCCGGTTCCAAGGGACGTCATTGATCTGAAGAATAAAAAGTCGGATGTAAGGGGAACTTTGGATCTTACGACTGTTTTTGACAAGGATAGCTCGATTCGTCCAAGTTCCAGAACATCGGCAATTGTGATCAAGGCAACGATACTTCCGAACGGGAGCAAAGAGTTCGACCTCGATGTGGAGGCGATCCAGAAAAATGGACTGGATCCTAGCCTAAGTCTCACCTACGATCAGCCTACGATTTCCATCCGGGTTAAGGCATCAGACAAAAAATTGGATGCATTCAATCCGGCGCAGATGATTCAAGCATCCATAGATCTAACAGGTAAAGTTGACGGAGATTACCCTGTACCTGTGACTGTCAAACTGCCGGAAGGATATGAGATGGTCGATGACGTACAGACTACGGTGCATTTGAAAAAGGCAGAAAAGGCAGCTGCGGCTTCCGCCGCAGACTGA
- a CDS encoding HPr family phosphocarrier protein produces the protein MVSKKVKVINPSGLHLRPAGILCNKAMNYKSSITFDYQDKVKTGTANAKSVLSVLGACVKTGDEIEIHCDGEDEEEALKDLTEAIESGLGE, from the coding sequence ATGGTCAGCAAAAAAGTGAAAGTGATCAACCCATCAGGTCTTCATCTGAGGCCTGCAGGAATATTGTGTAACAAAGCGATGAATTACAAGTCTTCCATTACATTCGACTACCAGGATAAGGTGAAGACCGGTACGGCTAATGCAAAGAGCGTTTTAAGCGTTCTCGGTGCATGTGTGAAAACCGGTGATGAGATTGAGATACACTGTGACGGCGAAGATGAAGAGGAAGCCCTCAAAGATTTGACAGAGGCAATTGAAAGTGGATTAGGAGAGTAA
- a CDS encoding D-alanyl-D-alanine carboxypeptidase family protein, with protein sequence MRLRAKIKKAAVCAAAILTISTTMTVPSVAAVNNANQFSVDTNSWTGWPQAPDILCSTGILMDADTGQILFNKGMDDQRFPASITKIMTALLAIEDSTPDQQVTFTATGMADAYSGVSNINPQLGESFTMEQCLYMMMLKSANDVATQVAETIAGSVPAFVDKMNQKAQQLGCTNTHFNNANGLPDDNHYTSARDMALITREAFKNETFRKIVSTQRYEVPATAMSGPRVYDNHHQMLLSGTRWTYEGCLGGKTGYTDSAQSTLATYSEKNGMNLIAVVLHGPGDDAVYMDTISLMDYGFENFKPKDSGLVTADGKIIFEDQALTQQEYDKKMAPEPTGKEKEPQNFGGNSSTSTSKAALSKKKKQQPARGKADMGAYIAIAVLGVLILTGIILIIGILHKRKKERKDEYEES encoded by the coding sequence ATGCGTTTAAGAGCAAAAATTAAGAAGGCAGCAGTCTGCGCGGCAGCAATTCTGACGATCAGTACGACGATGACAGTGCCGTCTGTGGCAGCGGTGAATAACGCAAACCAATTTTCGGTCGATACAAACAGCTGGACGGGATGGCCGCAAGCCCCCGACATCTTGTGCAGTACCGGAATTCTCATGGATGCAGACACCGGACAGATTTTGTTTAATAAGGGTATGGATGATCAGAGATTTCCTGCAAGTATCACGAAGATTATGACAGCCCTGCTTGCCATTGAAGATTCGACACCCGATCAGCAGGTTACTTTCACAGCTACAGGAATGGCGGATGCCTACTCTGGTGTCTCGAATATTAATCCGCAGTTGGGAGAGTCCTTCACGATGGAACAGTGTCTCTACATGATGATGCTGAAATCGGCCAATGATGTCGCCACACAGGTGGCAGAGACCATTGCCGGAAGTGTTCCCGCATTTGTAGATAAGATGAATCAAAAGGCACAGCAGCTGGGATGCACCAATACACATTTTAATAATGCCAATGGGCTGCCGGATGACAATCATTATACATCGGCACGTGATATGGCGCTTATCACCCGAGAAGCATTTAAAAATGAGACATTTCGTAAGATTGTAAGTACACAGAGATATGAAGTCCCTGCGACAGCGATGTCAGGTCCGCGCGTCTATGATAATCATCATCAGATGCTGCTTTCAGGAACCAGATGGACCTATGAGGGTTGTCTTGGCGGAAAGACTGGGTATACAGATTCGGCACAGAGCACGCTTGCGACCTATTCAGAGAAAAACGGTATGAATCTGATCGCGGTCGTCTTACACGGACCAGGAGATGATGCCGTCTATATGGATACGATCAGCCTTATGGATTATGGCTTTGAAAACTTTAAGCCGAAAGATAGCGGTCTTGTGACAGCCGATGGTAAGATTATCTTCGAAGATCAGGCATTGACGCAGCAGGAATATGACAAAAAGATGGCGCCAGAACCGACAGGGAAGGAAAAGGAACCTCAAAACTTTGGCGGTAATAGCAGTACATCAACATCCAAGGCAGCCCTATCAAAAAAGAAGAAACAGCAGCCCGCACGCGGAAAAGCGGATATGGGTGCGTACATAGCGATTGCAGTACTGGGCGTACTTATCTTGACCGGAATCATCCTGATAATCGGGATATTGCATAAAAGGAAAAAAGAAAGAAAAGACGAATATGAGGAATCATAA
- the cdaA gene encoding diadenylate cyclase CdaA translates to MDRIIIWFKTQAANFSFPQIPKSIEIIDIVQILMIAYFVYHLILWVKNTRAYVLFKGITLIAAFVLIAKIFQMNVILQIFRGVSVAAITAVVIIFQPELRRVLEQLGDKSIFDFAFLGTSNAQSDKRFSDKTLNEMVRACYEMGEVKTGALIVIEQNISLTDYEKTGIPVDAILTGQLLINIFEKNTPLHDGAVIVRGDRVTSATCYLPLSESMALSKDLGTRHRAAVGISEVSDSFTVVVSEETGNVSYALNGEITTAVNPNELREQLHKIQKLSVAPESSRIQHWKERVKHEKKYDKKPDK, encoded by the coding sequence ATGGATCGTATCATCATCTGGTTTAAAACACAAGCCGCAAATTTTTCATTTCCTCAAATACCGAAATCAATTGAAATTATTGATATTGTTCAGATTCTGATGATTGCATATTTTGTATATCACCTGATTTTGTGGGTAAAAAATACGAGAGCATATGTCCTGTTTAAAGGCATTACGTTAATTGCTGCATTTGTCCTAATCGCGAAAATTTTTCAGATGAACGTGATTCTGCAGATCTTCAGAGGAGTCAGCGTTGCTGCGATTACGGCAGTTGTCATTATCTTTCAGCCTGAACTTCGAAGGGTGCTGGAGCAGCTGGGAGATAAGAGTATTTTTGATTTTGCCTTTCTTGGAACGTCCAATGCTCAAAGTGACAAGAGATTCAGCGATAAAACGCTCAATGAGATGGTCAGAGCATGTTATGAGATGGGTGAGGTGAAGACGGGCGCCCTGATTGTAATTGAACAGAATATATCGCTTACAGATTATGAAAAAACAGGAATTCCTGTCGATGCGATATTGACAGGTCAGCTCTTGATCAATATTTTTGAAAAAAATACACCTCTGCATGATGGTGCTGTGATTGTCAGAGGGGACAGGGTGACATCGGCCACCTGTTATCTGCCATTGTCGGAGAGTATGGCACTCAGTAAAGATCTGGGGACCAGACATCGTGCAGCTGTTGGAATCAGTGAAGTAAGCGATTCCTTTACGGTTGTCGTCTCAGAAGAGACGGGAAATGTTTCTTATGCATTGAATGGAGAGATTACGACTGCAGTGAATCCCAACGAACTCCGTGAACAGCTTCATAAGATCCAAAAGCTATCTGTTGCGCCGGAGAGTTCCAGAATTCAACATTGGAAGGAGCGGGTAAAGCATGAAAAAAAATATGACAAAAAACCTGACAAATAA
- a CDS encoding YfhO family protein: MNFSDKLRTLKQHPRMVLAITILLSSCLVYYQYVFGNSIFIFNDIGADTQQQYIMQFNSIVNHIRDGNLSVWDFTNGFGTSMLQLNLFDPSLMILYLAGVIFGPALMPYLLIYLHIGKMILAGIACYQFLTCFSFSDKAKLLASYLYAFNGFLIVWGQHYQFSMIAVYLPLFLYLLEKSLHRDRFSPSISLITTCIIIYSYYTGYMTMLTGGIYLIIRLFFMEDLLWKTRYRRFFRGCASMILGVCMGLFSLLPAFALVTNVSSRLESNMGFWEKIWTSIAPYPLRYYFTLLFRFFSSNLEGIGNDTIHMPYRGYSNFYEDPNVFFSTLFVILLVQYLFYLARSKECTRKKVTQWTLILLSAVALLLMAGSLVFNGFAAPFSRHTFVLMPVFALLVANMTDVIFDRRYFSITGGILTLICATILYGFSYRKTALTPSVKLNVLLLWGSTLLMICLLYMAAHRNPVRSYSTSAVFALLACVTAVNVMSDSHITARGRSSVVKGDPNYFNYLYSPDMDNLLRYVEDTDPEFCRIEKTFAQASWSMESCAQDYRGIGTYNSTLNRNLIQFTEKMIPNLNLYNFARTTYRHIAHDDAFATLFGIKYLVTTDENYSSDAYRLLRQFGSLYLYQNQNDASVGRLYQNTLDKSTFEANPGAYDLSGLISQAVVTDEPDNLTMSAEELASYAKQPLPDYTRYNASELTEHINPESHAVSFVDGVTIPLDSALQEEKAPVTMNFNITAIRPPALTFITNNGITDTGRIELTKFDVQPTYTYTLTIPEDTTSIRCESRYQGIAHTLTDISFMAQSAASDFPEDSGVTINNTGNDSHLSGKIHAGSYSLAFLAIPFEKGWHATVDGKPVELVRTDYGFTGFYVQAGEHEFTLNYQAPLLREGIILSAVSLGIFLAITFLTKKDEH, translated from the coding sequence ATGAATTTTTCTGATAAACTGCGGACCTTGAAGCAACATCCAAGAATGGTTCTCGCCATCACAATCCTGCTGTCTTCATGTCTCGTATATTACCAGTATGTTTTTGGAAACTCCATCTTTATCTTCAATGACATTGGTGCCGACACGCAGCAGCAATATATCATGCAGTTCAATTCCATCGTAAACCATATCCGCGACGGAAATCTCTCCGTCTGGGACTTCACGAACGGTTTCGGCACCAGTATGCTGCAGCTGAACCTGTTCGATCCATCTCTGATGATCTTGTATCTCGCGGGTGTTATCTTTGGACCGGCATTGATGCCATATCTTTTGATCTATCTTCATATTGGCAAGATGATCCTAGCTGGAATTGCATGCTACCAGTTTCTGACTTGCTTTTCCTTTTCAGACAAGGCAAAATTGCTGGCGTCTTATCTCTATGCATTTAATGGGTTTTTAATTGTCTGGGGACAGCATTACCAGTTTTCCATGATCGCTGTGTATCTGCCGCTCTTTTTGTATCTTCTGGAGAAGTCACTTCACAGAGATCGCTTTTCACCGTCAATTTCTCTGATCACAACCTGTATTATCATCTACAGTTACTACACGGGATACATGACAATGCTGACAGGTGGGATTTATCTGATTATCCGTCTTTTTTTCATGGAAGATCTCCTCTGGAAGACGCGGTATAGGCGTTTTTTTCGAGGTTGTGCATCCATGATCTTAGGCGTCTGTATGGGACTCTTCTCACTGCTTCCGGCATTTGCTCTCGTGACAAATGTCTCTTCCCGTCTGGAGAGCAACATGGGATTTTGGGAGAAGATCTGGACAAGTATTGCACCTTACCCTCTTCGCTACTACTTCACCTTGCTGTTTCGTTTCTTCTCCTCGAATCTTGAGGGAATTGGAAATGACACGATTCACATGCCATACCGGGGATATTCCAATTTTTATGAAGATCCGAATGTTTTCTTCTCAACCTTATTCGTGATTTTGCTTGTACAGTACCTTTTCTATCTGGCACGTTCAAAAGAATGCACCAGAAAAAAGGTTACACAGTGGACTTTGATCCTGTTATCTGCTGTGGCGCTGCTGCTCATGGCCGGAAGTCTGGTCTTCAACGGATTCGCCGCACCATTTTCCAGACATACTTTCGTACTCATGCCAGTATTTGCTCTGCTTGTTGCAAACATGACAGACGTCATCTTCGATCGGAGATATTTCAGCATCACCGGCGGCATCCTGACTCTGATCTGTGCCACGATACTTTACGGCTTCAGTTACCGAAAAACCGCCCTGACCCCGTCCGTGAAACTGAATGTCCTTCTTCTGTGGGGAAGCACTTTGCTCATGATCTGTCTCTTGTATATGGCAGCTCACAGGAATCCAGTCCGCAGCTACAGCACTTCCGCAGTCTTTGCTCTTCTTGCATGTGTGACCGCTGTGAACGTGATGAGTGATTCCCATATCACCGCCCGGGGACGTTCATCGGTGGTAAAAGGTGATCCGAATTATTTCAACTATCTATACAGTCCGGATATGGACAACCTACTTCGATATGTAGAGGACACTGATCCTGAGTTCTGCCGCATAGAGAAGACATTCGCACAGGCTTCTTGGTCTATGGAATCCTGCGCTCAGGATTACCGCGGGATCGGAACTTATAACTCGACACTGAATCGGAACCTGATCCAATTTACCGAAAAAATGATCCCGAACCTGAACTTATATAATTTTGCGAGAACTACCTATCGCCATATCGCACATGATGACGCGTTTGCCACACTGTTCGGAATTAAATATCTTGTGACAACGGATGAAAATTACAGCAGCGACGCGTATCGTCTGCTCAGGCAATTTGGATCCCTGTATTTATATCAGAATCAAAATGACGCCTCCGTCGGCCGTCTGTATCAGAATACTCTGGATAAGAGCACCTTTGAGGCAAATCCCGGTGCTTATGATCTCTCCGGTCTCATATCTCAGGCAGTGGTAACAGACGAACCGGACAATTTGACAATGTCTGCCGAGGAGCTTGCCTCTTATGCCAAGCAGCCCCTTCCTGATTACACACGATACAATGCGTCAGAACTCACAGAGCACATCAATCCCGAAAGCCACGCAGTAAGTTTCGTGGATGGCGTGACAATCCCCCTTGACTCCGCCCTGCAAGAAGAAAAAGCACCAGTCACCATGAACTTTAACATCACTGCCATACGGCCGCCGGCACTTACTTTTATCACGAATAATGGAATCACCGATACTGGCAGGATTGAGCTTACCAAGTTTGATGTACAGCCAACTTACACCTACACTCTCACCATTCCGGAAGATACAACATCTATCCGCTGTGAGAGCAGATATCAGGGCATCGCACATACTCTGACAGATATCTCGTTTATGGCACAAAGTGCGGCATCAGATTTTCCAGAAGATTCAGGAGTGACGATCAATAATACCGGGAATGACAGCCACCTGTCCGGAAAGATACATGCCGGCTCCTACAGTCTCGCTTTTCTTGCCATTCCCTTCGAGAAAGGCTGGCATGCCACAGTAGACGGCAAACCCGTGGAGCTTGTCCGAACAGACTATGGGTTCACAGGCTTCTATGTGCAAGCCGGAGAACACGAATTCACGCTTAATTATCAGGCGCCACTTCTGCGGGAGGGCATCATATTAAGCGCTGTCTCGCTGGGAATATTCTTGGCTATCACCTTTCTCACAAAGAAAGATGAACATTAG
- a CDS encoding ComF family protein, with product MNLLDILYPKHCALCDRAVTSREYPVCISCRKELKPIIGPRCMNCSKPIENETEELCLDCRRHHFSYDSGFAVFLYSGKMKDSVLRFKYQGRQEYAQFYGQMMNLFASDYINRWKPDVLMPVPIHREKLVKRGYNQAQVLAETLGGMWGIPVDAKSLKRKRRTRAQKELNPQERKKNLREAFTLNKKVKYDTVVLVDDIYTTGSTVDVLAGLLKENGAKKVYFLTVCIGKGL from the coding sequence ATGAATTTGTTAGACATCTTATATCCAAAGCACTGCGCTTTATGTGACCGTGCGGTTACAAGCCGGGAGTACCCGGTGTGTATTTCATGCAGAAAGGAGCTAAAGCCGATTATCGGCCCAAGATGCATGAATTGCAGCAAACCCATAGAGAACGAGACGGAAGAATTATGCCTGGACTGCAGGCGACATCATTTTTCCTACGACAGCGGGTTTGCTGTTTTTTTATATTCCGGGAAGATGAAAGATTCCGTCTTGAGGTTTAAATATCAAGGCAGACAGGAGTATGCACAATTTTACGGACAGATGATGAATCTTTTTGCCAGTGACTATATTAACCGATGGAAACCGGATGTCCTGATGCCGGTTCCCATACACCGGGAAAAGCTTGTAAAAAGAGGATACAATCAGGCTCAGGTGCTGGCGGAAACCTTAGGAGGGATGTGGGGGATTCCGGTCGATGCCAAAAGTCTGAAGAGAAAGCGAAGAACAAGGGCACAAAAAGAACTGAATCCACAAGAGCGAAAGAAAAATCTAAGAGAGGCATTTACACTGAATAAAAAAGTGAAATACGATACAGTTGTCCTCGTAGATGATATTTATACCACGGGGAGCACGGTAGATGTTCTCGCCGGACTTTTGAAAGAAAATGGTGCCAAAAAGGTGTATTTTCTAACCGTATGTATCGGAAAAGGCTTGTAA
- the mreB gene encoding rod shape-determining protein, producing the protein MAAVTDIGIDLGTASILVYTKGKGIVLKEPSVVAYDKDADKVKAIGEEARQMIGRTPGNIMAIRPLRQGVISDYMITEKMLRYFVQKAQGRKSFRKPRIAICVPSGVTDVERRAVEEATYQAGARDVTIIDEPIAAAIGAGIDITKPVGNLIVDIGGGTTDVAVISLGGIVVSTSIRVAGDNFNEAIIRYVRKNHKLFIGEQTAEAVKLQIGTACRRLETKSMDIKGRNVVTGLPKTIHLTSIEVCEALKDPVNQIVETVQNVLEKTPPELAADVSERGIVLTGGGALLDGIEEVIQEKTGINTMTAENPEMAVAAGTGKYVELMNKFNH; encoded by the coding sequence ATGGCTGCGGTAACGGATATTGGAATTGATTTGGGTACAGCCAGTATATTAGTCTATACAAAAGGCAAAGGGATTGTTTTAAAAGAGCCGTCCGTAGTTGCTTATGATAAAGATGCCGATAAGGTAAAAGCTATTGGAGAAGAAGCCAGACAGATGATCGGAAGGACGCCGGGTAATATTATGGCGATTCGGCCGCTTCGTCAGGGCGTCATCTCTGACTATATGATTACAGAGAAGATGCTGCGGTATTTCGTACAGAAAGCCCAGGGAAGAAAGTCTTTTCGAAAGCCTAGGATCGCAATCTGCGTGCCAAGCGGTGTAACTGATGTGGAGCGGCGTGCAGTCGAGGAGGCAACTTACCAGGCCGGGGCAAGAGATGTGACAATTATCGACGAGCCGATTGCAGCAGCGATCGGTGCCGGAATCGATATCACAAAGCCAGTCGGAAACCTGATTGTAGATATCGGAGGAGGGACAACCGATGTGGCAGTCATTTCCCTCGGCGGAATTGTGGTTTCTACTTCAATCCGGGTGGCAGGAGATAACTTCAATGAAGCAATTATCCGTTATGTGAGAAAGAATCATAAATTATTTATCGGGGAGCAGACCGCTGAGGCAGTAAAACTGCAGATCGGAACGGCCTGCAGGCGTCTGGAGACAAAATCAATGGATATCAAGGGGCGCAATGTAGTGACCGGTCTGCCAAAGACTATTCATCTGACTTCCATTGAAGTCTGTGAGGCATTGAAGGATCCTGTGAACCAGATTGTGGAGACCGTTCAGAACGTTCTAGAGAAGACACCGCCGGAACTTGCGGCTGACGTGTCTGAGAGGGGGATTGTTCTGACAGGCGGAGGTGCTCTGCTGGACGGGATTGAAGAAGTTATTCAAGAGAAGACTGGAATCAATACGATGACAGCTGAGAATCCAGAGATGGCTGTCGCAGCTGGTACTGGAAAGTACGTGGAACTGATGAATAAGTTTAATCATTAA
- the recD2 gene encoding SF1B family DNA helicase RecD2, whose amino-acid sequence MEDKVEGYVEHIIFRNEENGYTVLNLNFEGNDLTCVGTFQYVSEGEYLEATGEHTSHAVYGEQFKVESYEVKVPQDARAMERYLGSGAIKGVGAALAARIVRRFKEDTLNIIREEPERLAEIKGISDRKAHEIAGQIAEKAQMQDAIIYMSQYGISLALALKIYNQYSDKVYSVLRDNPYKIAEDIPGVGFKTADEIASRIGIRVDSQFRIRSGLFYVLTQASVNGHIYLPKDVLFRRASEVLQVPVQAMDQQLMDMAIERKVILKEEKDGQEEPCTIVYASQFYYLELDTARMLHDLNITCQDDHIQIEHRIKSIESRENIELDELQRQAVARAACSGLLILTGGPGTGKTTTINTMIQYFESEGMDILLAAPTGRAAKRMTETTGYAASTIHRLLELSGSVEESSANVTFERNQDNPLETDVIIIDEMSMVDINLMHALLLAIVPGTRLILVGDVNQLPSVGPGSVLRDMIRSNAFKMVELTRIFRQAAKSDIVVNAHKINAGESVTLDNKSRDFFFLKRFDVNVILKVIVVLIQQKLPKYVEADAMDIQVLAPMRKGALGVENLNLVLQRYLNSPSQEKKEKETVRGVFREGDKVMQIKNNYQMEWEVRGANNFAAEQGLGVFNGDLGVIREINSYAETLTVEYDEHRFVEYTFKQLDELELAYATTIHKAQGSEYPAVIIPLLGGPRMLMTRNLLYTAVTRARKCVMLVGSDVTFQAMIDNHKIENRYTTLAERITEYK is encoded by the coding sequence ATGGAAGATAAAGTAGAAGGATATGTGGAACATATCATATTTCGAAATGAAGAGAACGGGTATACAGTATTAAATCTCAATTTTGAGGGAAATGACCTTACATGCGTAGGGACCTTTCAGTATGTCAGCGAGGGAGAATATCTGGAAGCAACGGGAGAGCATACCTCCCATGCTGTGTATGGCGAACAATTTAAGGTTGAATCCTATGAGGTCAAGGTTCCGCAGGACGCAAGAGCCATGGAACGTTATCTCGGATCGGGAGCGATTAAAGGAGTAGGTGCAGCTCTGGCCGCCAGGATTGTCCGGAGATTTAAGGAAGATACTTTGAATATCATCAGAGAAGAGCCGGAAAGACTTGCTGAGATAAAGGGAATCAGCGACAGAAAGGCCCACGAGATTGCGGGACAGATTGCCGAGAAGGCCCAGATGCAGGATGCGATTATCTATATGTCGCAATATGGCATTAGTCTCGCACTTGCGCTCAAGATCTATAATCAGTACTCCGATAAGGTTTATTCGGTCTTAAGAGATAATCCTTATAAGATTGCCGAAGATATTCCGGGTGTGGGATTTAAGACAGCTGATGAGATTGCATCCAGAATCGGAATACGCGTGGACTCCCAGTTCCGCATCCGAAGTGGACTTTTTTATGTCCTGACACAGGCCAGTGTAAATGGCCATATCTACCTGCCCAAAGATGTCTTGTTTCGCAGAGCCAGTGAGGTGCTTCAAGTTCCCGTCCAGGCTATGGATCAGCAGCTGATGGATATGGCAATTGAACGAAAAGTAATTCTGAAAGAAGAAAAAGACGGACAGGAAGAGCCCTGTACCATCGTCTATGCCAGTCAGTTCTATTATCTGGAATTGGATACAGCCCGTATGCTTCATGATTTGAATATCACCTGCCAGGACGACCATATTCAGATCGAACACCGGATAAAAAGTATCGAAAGCAGGGAAAATATTGAACTGGACGAACTCCAGCGTCAGGCAGTCGCCCGGGCGGCGTGCAGCGGACTACTCATTCTGACAGGGGGACCGGGAACCGGAAAGACCACGACGATCAATACGATGATTCAATATTTCGAATCTGAAGGCATGGATATTCTGCTCGCTGCACCGACGGGAAGAGCAGCAAAACGAATGACGGAGACGACCGGCTATGCCGCTTCCACGATTCATCGTCTGTTGGAACTGTCCGGGTCTGTGGAAGAATCCTCGGCAAATGTAACATTTGAGAGGAATCAGGATAATCCGCTGGAGACCGATGTGATTATCATTGACGAGATGTCCATGGTAGATATTAATCTGATGCATGCGCTGCTTTTGGCAATCGTACCAGGAACAAGGCTGATCCTGGTGGGTGATGTCAATCAGCTTCCCAGTGTGGGACCGGGAAGTGTACTGCGTGATATGATCCGCTCGAATGCGTTCAAAATGGTCGAACTGACCAGAATTTTCAGACAGGCAGCTAAGAGCGATATCGTAGTAAATGCTCACAAGATCAATGCAGGGGAATCTGTCACCCTTGACAATAAGAGCCGGGACTTTTTCTTTCTGAAGAGATTTGATGTCAATGTAATCTTGAAAGTTATCGTGGTGCTGATTCAGCAAAAACTTCCCAAATATGTCGAAGCGGATGCGATGGATATTCAGGTGCTTGCCCCGATGAGAAAAGGTGCACTTGGTGTCGAGAATCTGAATCTTGTGCTTCAGCGATACCTGAACTCGCCATCTCAGGAAAAAAAAGAAAAAGAGACGGTTCGCGGTGTATTTCGTGAGGGTGATAAGGTGATGCAGATCAAGAACAATTATCAGATGGAATGGGAAGTAAGAGGAGCGAACAACTTTGCTGCCGAACAGGGGCTGGGCGTATTCAACGGCGATCTGGGTGTCATTCGGGAGATTAATTCTTATGCGGAGACATTAACTGTAGAATATGATGAGCACCGCTTTGTGGAATATACGTTTAAACAGCTGGACGAGCTGGAACTTGCCTATGCCACAACCATACATAAAGCACAGGGAAGTGAATACCCTGCAGTAATCATTCCACTGCTTGGTGGTCCTAGGATGCTTATGACCAGAAATCTGTTGTACACAGCGGTGACAAGAGCAAGGAAATGTGTGATGCTGGTGGGCAGTGATGTCACCTTTCAAGCTATGATTGACAATCATAAGATCGAAAACCGATATACGACACTCGCAGAACGAATTACGGAGTACAAATAA